The following coding sequences lie in one Oryctolagus cuniculus chromosome 7, mOryCun1.1, whole genome shotgun sequence genomic window:
- the TENT5C gene encoding terminal nucleotidyltransferase 5C has product MAEESSSSKDCVSFSVLNWEQVSRLHEVLTEVVPIHGRGNFPTLEITLKDIVQTVRGRLEEAGIKVQDVRLNGSAAGHVLVKDNGLGCKDLDLIFHVALPTEVEFQLVRDVVLCSLLNFLPEGVNKLKISPVTLKEAYVQKLVKVCTDTDRWSLISLSNKNGRNVELKFVDSIRRQFEFSVDSFQIILDSLLFFYDCSSNPISEHFHPTVIGESVYGDFEEAFDHLQNRLIATKNPEEIRGGGLLKYSNLLVRDFRPTDQEEIKTLERYMCSRFFIDFPDILEQQRKLETYLQNHFGEEERSKYDYLMILRRVVNESTVCLMGHERRQTLNLISLLALRVLAEQNIIPNATNVTCYYQPAPYVSDGNFNNYYVAHPPVTYSQPYPTWLPCN; this is encoded by the coding sequence ATGGCAGAGGAGAGCAGCAGCTCCAAGGACTGCGTGTCCTTCAGCGTGCTCAACTGGGAGCAGGTGAGCCGGCTGCATGAGGTCCTGACCGAGGTCGTCCCCATCCACGGCCGAGGCAACTTTCCAACCCTGGAGATAACCCTGAAGGACATCGTGCAGACCGTCCGCGGCCGGCTGGAGGAGGCGGGCATCAAAGTGCAGGACGTACGGCTGAATGGCTCCGCCGCCGGCCATGTGTTGGTCAAAGACAACGGCCTGGGCTGCAAAGATCTGGACCTGATCTTTCACGTGGCGCTTCCGACAGAGGTGGAGTTTCAGCTGGTCAGGGACGTGGTTCTGTGCTCCCTCCTCAACTTCCTGCCGGAGGGCGTGAACAAGCTCAAGATCAGCCCGGTCACGCTGAAGGAGGCCTACGTGCAGAAGCTGGTCAAGGTGTGCACGGACACCGACCGCTGGAGCCTCATCTCGCTCTCCAACAAGAACGGGCGGAACGTGGAGCTCAAGTTTGTCGACTCCATCCGGCGGCAGTTTGAGTTCAGCGTGGACTCTTTCCAAATCATCCTGGACTCTCTGCTGTTCTTCTACGACTGCTCCAGCAACCCCATCTCTGAGCACTTCCACCCCACGGTGATCGGGGAGAGCGTGTACGGGGACTTCGAGGAAGCCTTCGACCACCTGCAGAACAGACTGATCGCCACCAAGAACCCCGAGGAGATCCGAGGCGGGGGGCTGCTCAAATACAGCAACCTTCTCGTGCGGGACTTCCGGCCCACCGACCAGGAGGAAATCAAAACCCTGGAGCGCTACATGTGCTCCAGGTTCTTCATCGACTTCCCGGACATCCTGGAGCAGCAGCGGAAGCTGGAGACCTACCTGCAGAACCACTTCGGCGAGGAAGAGAGAAGCAAGTACGACTACCTCATGATCCTCCGCAGGGTGGTGAACGAGAGCACCGTGTGCCTCATGGGGCACGAGCGCAGACAGACCCTGAACCTCATCTCCCTCCTGGCCTTGCGCGTGCTGGCGGAGCAGAACATCATCCCCAACGCCACCAACGTCACCTGCTACTACCAGCCAGCTCCGTACGTCAGCGACGGCAACTTCAACAACTACTACGTGGCGCATCCTCCGGTGACCTACAGCCAGCCTTACCCGACCTGGCTGCCCTGTAACTAA